The Juglans regia cultivar Chandler chromosome 1, Walnut 2.0, whole genome shotgun sequence nucleotide sequence tattgcaaaatttttatttttaattttttaagggaCCTTTTCCGAAGACAAAAACTCtccgaaaataattttttccgaTACAAGTTTTCCAAGCGATCAATTTCACTACATATGAGTATTTTCTACGGGTATAACTTGCCGCAAATACTAATTTTTGGAGCTTAGTGTCGCGGAAAATAAACAGTTCCGACTTAAAAAGCGCCAAAAAACTACTCTTGGTGACAATTAACCATGGTTAATATTTGTTTGGGTGAAATTTTTGGACTTTTTCTGGTGAAATAAATCGCAACAAAAAGCTATTATTTGCtgctcatttttattttctgtgttAAATTCTTAATTAAGACACTATCATTGCCGCGACTTGGGGTGAAGGAAAATAGCAGGAAAAAGTGAATTGTGGATATTTGCAGTGCTTTTTGCGGCAAATCCTATCGCCACAACAAGTGATATTTCTGGTTGTGCTTGTGGGAATACCTTGAATTCCCATATTTCTCAATTTCATCCGTTGTTCTTTCGGGGATTGTCCCAGCAATTAGAGACCATCTGCTTTTTTAAACCTCACTCATGATTAATTAGGTCAACGAAATGAAGATTGAtaaacaatgagagagagagagagtacctctCACCAACAAGATTATTAAACATTATTACAATAAGTACtgtctcttgatcttcaaagaattgaagttgagatgagatgaaaagttttcaaaattttgaattttatcccCTGAAAGCAAACGAGACTTGATTAATGTTATTATCTGCGTGCTTCAAATATACGAAGTTTTAATATATAGAGCAGACATAGGAATAATTAAGCAACATTATAAATTGGTAATTTCCATCTTGAGAAGTGAGAACCAAATTAAGAAGAAACAAATTAGTACGTGACCAGATCAAATTAAACTTCCATCACAGATAAGATTGAGGTTTTAAGAATCAACGGATCACGATAAACTTAAGATCACACGTATCAGTACTGGAGAAAAGTTGGAAGGGTTACGGTACATGCGCACTACTACGCGGTATGCTAGTACTAGCTAGCTTGAATTTTATTAGgacattatattatattgatattGGAAGTACTGGCCTGGCATGGGATTACCTTCATGAGAGTTCAAAGTATTCATAAATACCCTAATAAAGGAAGTATGTGTTCCAAATAATTATGGGTTAAGTTTTGGATCCCTTGCTTCAAAGGCTAGAGATCTCTtacttcatattatatatatagcattttctGGTCCGGAgatattcatgcatgcatgcatgccttctAAGAATGACATTATAACATGTTTCCACGCAAggaatcaattttattttctttttaaatttcattcttaTTTTGTCTTTTGGAAGAGAATCTTTCTGCATCAAAATGGTAAATATTAAACGAACCACATTACAAGAAAGGCACATTTACCTTTTTAATTTGCCCCCACAAAAGGCAGGAGcgaggactatatatatatggttcatgctaattaaattaatatatatatattatatatgactaataattatgttatttaatttctttaattataatttgctgTTCTCAAAGGACCACCTCATATAAGCAGCACGTACGGATCGGAGTATTACAAAAAAGTTGACAGGTAACTTATAAACCAACCGCTTTTCCAGCCAACACTCAACTGTCCCTAACCGCCAAGCCCGAGGACTCCTCCTTCGATCCTTAAGTTGATGTAGTAGCTAATATATAAGCATCCATCATGGATCACGCGTTTGCGTAACTCAAGTCCCTTTCCAATGTTCACTTTTGCTTCAAGCCATTCAACGAACGTCACATGATGATAATCATTGATCACAAGCTACCTAATTCCCAATATTTggtatacataaattattaacatatataacatattatatatatatatataataaataataataataataataatgcgtTGGATCACGAGGTTTCTCGacagttttaagttttaacgCGCTAACAGGTAGGAATCTGATCTGGCGGAGACTCCAACTCTAATGCGAACTATAATTGCGCGCCTTGTGTGCAAGCAACAACTCCTTTGTATATGCCCCCGCCTGATAATCAATCCCCTGCATCCCGACTCATTACATACATCTCGGACGTGTCAATATCTTATTGGTCTCCAAACCTTGACCATTACTTCTTTCAACAAATCAGGTCATGAATCATGATCCAAGCCCGGGCATATAGATCATTGCCGTGCCGTACGAAAGAAAAATATCTTGCTCAGTTGTTCCTCAAACCTTCGCAGTCCACACGCTAGCTTTTTGTCGTGCCGTACGCTACaatttatatacaaattattaaaaccGCGTTGTCGCTTTTTGTGTGAGTTTATACTTTATAAGACAGTAGCAAGTTCTCTTTATCCGTCTGCGTGCCTGTGTTTTTTTCCCTCCTAGAATGGCTTCGAGAAACTCGAGCCGTTCTGATCTGGGCTCCATGGACGAGGTCAAGATGATATTCAACAAGTTCGACAAGAACGGGGACGGGAAGATCTCGTGCGACGAGCTCAAATACATTCTCCATGCGCTCGGGTCGAGAACCTCGTCGGACGAGGTCAAGCGTATAATGTCCGAGGTCGACAAGGATGGCGACGGCTTCATCAACCTCGAAGAGTTCGCGGACTTCCACCTCGGCGGATCTTCATCTGACGGCTCCCAAGGTTCCACCAAAGAGCTCCGCGACGCGTTCGACATGTACGACCTCGACAAGAACGGGCTAATCTCCGCCAGCGAGCTCCACGCGGTGCTGAAACGTCTTGGCGAGAAGTGCACGATGGTAGAATGTTCCAAGATGATCAGCGCCGTCGACACCGATGGAGATGCCCATGTGAACTTCGAGGAGTTCAAGAACATGATGAAAAAAGGTTAGGCTGGTCGTCGTCTCATCAGAACCACCGGTACGTAACATTGAAGGTGgaaaaatagtgaaaagaaaaaaaaaaattaaccataGATTAAAGGTACATTAGATATTTGACGTAGATCCATATTAATCGGACTTGGTTGTAGTTTCCAGTAATTTCCACATCTATTCTCGCAAGCTGTAATTTGGTCATGGAAGTTCATGTGAAAGCAGCTAAAATTGGAATTGAACTAGGATTAGGTTTGATTTGCAGATTAATGTTTCGATTTAGGACGAATGGTTTCATGATGAAAATCCTGTGAATGCTGATTTCATGTTTTGTGGTTTGTGTT carries:
- the LOC108988239 gene encoding probable calcium-binding protein CML23 yields the protein MASRNSSRSDLGSMDEVKMIFNKFDKNGDGKISCDELKYILHALGSRTSSDEVKRIMSEVDKDGDGFINLEEFADFHLGGSSSDGSQGSTKELRDAFDMYDLDKNGLISASELHAVLKRLGEKCTMVECSKMISAVDTDGDAHVNFEEFKNMMKKG